CCCCAGGTCGGCCATGCAGAAGGCGTCAAACAGCTCCGTATCCAAGCCGCCCACCCGGTCTAACTTCTCCCTGCGAACGAGCACACAGCTCTCGTTGGGTAGTGCGGCGCCGCTCTTTCGCCCGGCGACCTTGCTCGTGCGCTCGCCGTAGCTGCAAGGCACCACCCATCCGCCGCGGGTCAGGCAGCTTGCCGCCGCATATACGAAGTTCTCGCTCTCCGCAATCACCACTAGCGGCTGCGCCGCAGCCGCCTCTGGATGGTCGTCAAGGTGTTCCCGCAGTCGGGCCAGGGCTTCCGTGTCCAGCGTGGTGCCGGCTTCCACAAACAGCAGTTGCTGAGCAGTCGCCGCCCGCGCGCCGGACGCCAGCGCGTAGGCGCGTCCCTCGCCGCGCGCCAGGGAAAGGAGCACCGGTTCGCGATAGAGGCCGCGCAGGTGCATGACCTCCCGCTCGTTGCGCGCCGTCTCGACCACGATGATCTCGTGGCATGGCGCTGTGCCCGCTCGCAGCGAGTCGATGGTGGTCTGGACCGCGTGAAGATCCTCCTGACCCCAGACCACTACGGCACTGACGCTCGGGTGTGACATCGCTAAGCCGTTCGCCGCCGCTCCGCCCGCGCGTGGTTAGCAGCTTCCGCATATGCCTGCTCGTAGCGATCTATGACAGCGCCCCACGTGTAGTGGCGCAGAAGCTTGCGGTATCCCGCCTCGCCCATGCGAGCCCTGAGCGCAGGCGCCGCCATCAGACGCAATACGGCGCGGGCTAGTCCTCTATGGTCTTCGAAGGTCACCAGCAGTCCGTCTACTTCGTCATCAACCAACGAGGTCGTGCTTCCTAGACGGCAGCCGATTACTGGTTTCTTATGCAGCCACGCGTCGAGGTAAACGAGGCCGAAGGACTCGTGCAAGGAGGGCAAGGCAATCACGTCGGCCGCCGCAAGAATGCTGCGCTTGTCCTCGTCGGCGAAATCGTCGATCCAGATGATGCGGGCTTGGCAGTGACGGGGCATATATCCGAGTTCGCGCTGCATATGCGGAGATTCGATCGTGCGCCCCCCGGCCACCACCAGCCGGACATCGGGCACCCACTGCCATACCTGCTGCATTGCCTCGATGAGGAACCACACGCCCTTGTAGCGCTGCTTGCGCCCGACAAAGGCAATCAGCGGTGACCGCCCCACGTTGTACTTGGCCCGGAAGTCATGGGAGAGTGCCTCGTCGTCATCCAGCGGGGTGGGGTCCACGCCGAGCCCCGCTACCGTTACCCGATCCCGTGAAACGCCTTGGGCTACCAGTTCGTCCCGCTCGTGGGTTGTGAACACGATAACGGCGTCAGCCCGGGCGATGCGGCTGATTACCGCCGGATGGTTGCTGGTGGGATCGAATGCGTGGAAGCAGGGAATAGTAACCACCGCCAGGTTTCCCCGAGCGCGGCGGCGCGCCGCCAGGGTGTAAACGAGGACGCTCGACGAGGCTGGCACCGCTACCGCGACGTCCGGCTGCCAGGCGGCGACGGCTCCTGCAATTCCGCGCAGCGCCGGCCCCCGCGCGTGTGCATCCAGCGACTCCCTGATCCGGGCTACCGGAAGCCGCGCCGCCAGACGCCCCGCTTGGCACACGCGCTGCAAGCCGAATCGAATGGGAAAACGAGTGATGGGGACGCCGTTGACCTGGTCTTCGCCGGCGCGCATGCTGGGCGCGGTGGGATCGGTGAACCCAACATCGTGCTGCGCGGTTGATGTGAACACCCGCACCACATGCCCCCTGGCGAGCGATCGCTCGCTGAGTTGCTGAGCCACCCATTCGCTCCCCCCGCGGACGGGTGCATACGCCTGCGAAACATATGCTACGCGCATGATACATCGCCTCATGTAAGCACCCGCTGGCAGGCGACGCCCTCGCCTCAGGCGGCGGTGCGCTTCTCTCTGCATATCGCCACAAGGTGCGGGCTGATGTCAACAAGCAGCGGCGAGAGCTCGACGTCGCTCACACTGGCCAGCGGCGGCGCTGCAAGGTAGGGAAAACGCTGGAGGTAGGATCCCACATAAGCAGCGAACTGAAAGGGGGTAGGGTAGATTCCGCGCAAGGGCAGCCCTTGGTCAGCCCCAGTAGGCAGCAGCTCCGTGCCCAAGCCCGCCACTTGGCGCGTCAGCGCAGTCGCCGCAGGCTCCGCACCGGGTGTGGCAGACTCGGCCGGGAGGCGCGCCGCGCTGCCCGTCATTTTGCCCCAGGCGCGTCGCAGCCAGTAGGAGGGGCGCAGCTTGCTTCTGATGGAGGCGACGGCCGCCCCCAGCGCACTCACCTCTCTATGCACCGCCGCCTGTTGGTTGGCGATGTGAAGGCATTTGTTAAGGCATTTGTTAACGGCGCGGACCTGTTCGTTCAAAATGTCCTCGATCGCTTTCAGGTCCCGCGTGTGGGCCTGCTGAAGGCCGTCCACTACCGCCTGGAACTGCGCGGCAACCCCCTCCAGGTCATTGGCCAGCCCGCGAGCCAATTCCCACTCTGCAAGCCTGTGTGACCACGTAGGGGCCAGGCGCTGGCCCAGAAGGTCAGCGCGGTGGAAGTAGCGGTCCAGGAGTTCCCGAAACTGCCAGACGAAGAGCTCTCGGACATGGTACACGTTGGTCAGGCCCTGACGCGCCAATTGCGCGCGCAGGACCTTCCGATTCGGAGTCGAGACTAAGCATATGCCGTCCGGGCGCAGCAGGCGCACGATCTCGCTCAGCAGCTCGTCGTGCTGCATGATGTGCTCCAGCACCTCGAAGCAGACGACGAGGTCGAAGGATTCACTTTCCAGCCCGGTGATCAGAGCATCACCCACCGCGTACGACAAGCCGGGGGCGGAATAACCTCGCTGCGAGAATGCTATCGCCCGATCGTCGCGGTCAAGGCCAAGCACCTCCCGGGCTCCCGCTTGGGCGAGCAGGTAACTGCCGTATCCGCCCCCCGAGCCCAGGTCGAGCACGCGCATCCCCGCCGCGAACCCCGCGGCGAACTGGTAGCGCGCAAGCAATTCGACGTCCAAGGTGCTAGGAGTAACCGCGTTGGGCACGCGGTTCTCGACGCCTGGCGGGATAATCAGTTGCTCTCCACCGCGCTCGGCGAGTTGCGCTTCCAGTGCTGCGGTCAGGCGTTCGATGGCCGGGGCGCCCTCCCGTCGCAGCCACGTCCCGTCAATGGTGATGATTGGCACCCCGAGCTCTGCTGCTGCCTCCTTCAGTGGCAATTGACATGCGCATTGTGCCCCCCCATCCACGAACACTAGACTGACGCCAACGCGTTCCAGCGCCTCGCGGACTACCTCCTTGACGCCCGGCCCGGCTGCGGGGAAATCCGAGGGTTCATAATAGTAGGGTAGGTGCGGCCGCGCATCAGGTCCCGCCAGGTATTCGAGCGAAATGCCGTGGGCCATGAGCCCAGGTCGGAGCGCTTCCCAGCCGCACGCCAGTGCGGCTGCCTCCTCGCGGCAGGAGCAGCATTCATCGAGCGCTATGAGGCATAATCCATGCATTGCTTGGTCCGTGTGCTAATATGGCGCCGTGGGTCAGCCACCAGTCAACCGCCCGCGCGAGCGTCGTCGTAGTGTAGTCGGCCTGCCGACCTGAGGGCCGAAGTGCCTTGAGGGCAGCACGGCCGTGCCCTCCCAGCAGCAGGATGGTGGTGGCGCCCACCACGCGCCCGGCAAGTATGTCGCCGACATTGTCGCCGATGGCCACGCTGCGCGACAGGTCAAGGGCCAGTGCCCGCGACGCCCGCAGCAGCATCCCCGGCGCGGGCTTGCGGCATCCGCACCGCTTGCGGTAGCGCGCGACGCTCCCCTCTGGATGATGAGGGCAGTACTCGATCAGATCAACGCGTGCTCCCCGGCGCGCGAGCCGCCGCAAGACTTCGTCGTTGACGGCGGTGACTCCCCGTTCATCGGTCATGCCGCGGGCGACCACCGACTGGTTGCTGACGATCACGACCGCTACGCCGGCTCGATTCAACCGGCAGATAGCCCGCGCCGCTCTCGGCAGGAGCCTGATCTGCCGCTGATCTGTCAGGTGGTCCACCTCGCGGATGATTGTGCCATCGCGGTCAAGGAATGCAGCCGCGCGGCCCCGCGACGGGGAGGTGCCAGTTGAGCGCGCCTGCTCAGCGGCGCGCATTGAAGACAGCCTTGCTACCATCTGGCTCAAAGCGGAAAGGCAACTCGCGGTAGTCGGCGAGGGCTGCCCGTACTGATTCGCGCGTCCCTTCAGGGCAATAGAGGAGCAGAAACCCCCCGCCGCCCGCGCCTGGCACCTTGCCGCCAAGCGCTCCAGCCTTGACTGCCCGCTCATACATGGCGTCAATTGCTGGTGAGCTTACGGCGCCGCCGAGGGCTTTCTTGCGCTCCCAGCCTTCCCGCAGGACCTCACCCGCTGCCGAGATCTCGCCCCGTTCCAAAGCGCACCGCAACTCTCGCGCTTGGTCCCGTATGCGGCGCAGGTTGCCCATGTTCTGATGACCGCGGCGGACGTGCTCCGCCAGGATCCCGCTGGCATCGCGCGTAAGACCCGTGTAGAAGAGCAGCAGGTTGTCTTCCAGCCTGAGCCGGGCATCCATCGGCATCTTGATGGTCTCGGTAGTAACGGTGCCATCGCAACCAAACTCTATCACCCGTAGCCCTCCGTAAGCGACGATGTACTGGTCTTGTTTTCCGACGGGTCGGCCCAGGACGTCAATCTCAATTCGGCATGCTTGCGACGCCAACTCCTCGGCCGTCACCAGTCTGCCAACATAGGCACACAGCGCGTGCATGACACCTATCGTCACGCTTGCAGACGACCCCAGGCCGCTGCCGGCAGCCGGGACGTCAGCCATTGTACTCAATTCCCATCCGGGGCCTACGTCTATCTGCCGCGCGGCCTCTCGCACAAGGTCATGCTCAATCTCGTCAATAGTGGCGACCAGTTCAGTCTTGGTGTACCCGACGCGGACCAGGTTATCGAAACGCCGCTTGATCACAGCGAACACGTACTTGTCAATGGCGGTCGAGACGACCATTCCCGGCTCCTCGCGCCAGAAATGCGCAAGGTCGGTCCCGCCTCCGGCCAGGCTGATCCGCAGAGGAGTCTGGGTGACGATCATGCCCGTGCCTCCTGTGACCACGCGGCGACATCGCGCTCCGCCTGAGCCAGCGCCGCTGGTGTGCCGATGTCGAGATGATAGGCGGTGGTTTCCCACCCATAGACGGCCGCGCCGTCGGCGATAAGCCGGGGGAAAACATCGCGCCCGAAATCAAGCGCCTGCCCTGAGCGAAGTCGAAGGGGCGTCTGATCGCCGAGGTAGTCGAAGATGTCGCTGCTCATGGCATAGATGCCTGCGTTCGCCAGATCCGTCTGGGGATGCTCCGGCTTCTCCACAAATGCGGTGACCCTGCCGTCCGCGGCCAGTTGCGCGATGCCGCACCGGGTGGGATCGGGCGCGTGGAAAAGGGCGATCGTTACCAGCGCCCCGCGCCGCCGGTGAAACACCACGAGGCTAGTCAAGTCCGCGCGCGTGAGATTGTCAGCGTACGCGACAAGGAAATCCGGTTCGCACTCGACGAACCCGCGGTTGGCCTGGACGGTGCCAGCGGTGCCCAGGAGCTCTGGTTCGTGTACCAGGATGACACGCGGCGGGGGTCGGTGTGCGCGCACGAACTCGCGGACCTGCTCTGCCAGATGGTGGGTGTTGATCAAGACCTCGTCCACGTTGTGGGCGTGAAACAGCTCTAGCCAGTGCGCGAGCAAGGGCCGCCCCGCGATCGGCACCAGGCATTTCGGCACTCTGTCAGTAAGCGGTCGCAGTCTCTCACCACGGCCTGCGGCCAGCAAGTAGGCTTTCATCAGCATGTCCCGCCTTCGAGCGAGCGCGGTGGGAGGCGGCTCGACTACCTCTGGTCTGGCGCTGGACAACCCCCCCCTATTGTGATTCAATATACGTTATACCTTGCGTGCGGTGGACCTGTCAAGTTTGCCGTCCCACGGGTCTCTCCTATTCCGCCGGGCGCATCGCAGCCGCCTGTAGACTCTTCGACTGGAGCGCATCATGCATGTGGTGATCCTGTGTCCTCCTTCGTGCCTCGATCCTCGGCAAGAGGCAGTGGCACCGCTCGAACTTGCGCTGGCAGCTGGCGCCTTCCGCGCTGCAGGCTGTACGGTCGATGTACTGGACATGGGAGCCACGCCGGTTGCTTTCGAGGAGGTCGAGCGGTGGGTTCAAGAGCGCGCCTACGACATGATGTACACTGCGGGGGTCAACGAGCAGCTGGACTACTTGCGCTGGTTTACGCGCATCAACGCCGAAGTCAACCCATCGGCGCCGATGTTGATCGGCGGGTCGGCGGCACTTTCCCTGCGCGAGAAACTGGTCGAGCGGAGTCTGGCGCACGGGCTCGTCCTGGGAGAGCCGGAATGGGTCTTGACGGCAGTGGTCAAAGCACTCCGTGAGGAGCGGTCTCTGGTTGACGTGCCGGGGCTCGTCGTGCGAGACCGCGACCAGATCGTTGCGACGGGCGCGTCGCCGTTGTCGGCCGACCTGAGCGGCTTGCCTCGCGCCGCCTGGGAGCTTTTCCCGGTGCGGGAGTACCTGGGCCGTCGCCACGTGCGCGGGCTCAGGTACGTCACCGGGGCGCTGCCGGTCCTGGTCGGGCGGGGATGTCCGTACCAGTGCATCTACTGCCTGAACCCCGAAAGCAGGCAAGTGCGTTACCGCGACCTCGAGGACTGCATCGCGGAGGTTGACGACTTGCATCAGCGCCTGGGTCTTCGCCACATCATGTTTCGCGGACTCACCGTGCCGGCAGACGACGAAGCGAGCACGGGCCTGGCAGCAGGCATGGCGGAGCGCCCGCACCTGACGTGGGAGATAAGCACACGCATTGATCTCATGACCGCCGAACGACTGCAGGAGTTCAAGTCCGCTGGCTGCATCTTCGTGGAGTATGAGCCGGAGGTGCTCGACCAGGGCGATGCCGCTGAGATCCGCCGCTTTGTAGACCTCGACCGGGTGCGGCAGGTGCTCAGTGCCCATCGCGCGCAGGGGGTGCCCTTTGCGTTGCCGCGGCTCGTCTGTGCGTATGCGGGGGAGGTGCCGGCGGTTTCAGCGGAGTTCGCTCAGTTGTTGCACAGCCCGGCATGTGATCCTACCGTGGTCCGCTTCTATCCCGGGACCGACC
This genomic stretch from Armatimonadota bacterium harbors:
- a CDS encoding class I SAM-dependent methyltransferase, which codes for MAHGISLEYLAGPDARPHLPYYYEPSDFPAAGPGVKEVVREALERVGVSLVFVDGGAQCACQLPLKEAAAELGVPIITIDGTWLRREGAPAIERLTAALEAQLAERGGEQLIIPPGVENRVPNAVTPSTLDVELLARYQFAAGFAAGMRVLDLGSGGGYGSYLLAQAGAREVLGLDRDDRAIAFSQRGYSAPGLSYAVGDALITGLESESFDLVVCFEVLEHIMQHDELLSEIVRLLRPDGICLVSTPNRKVLRAQLARQGLTNVYHVRELFVWQFRELLDRYFHRADLLGQRLAPTWSHRLAEWELARGLANDLEGVAAQFQAVVDGLQQAHTRDLKAIEDILNEQVRAVNKCLNKCLHIANQQAAVHREVSALGAAVASIRSKLRPSYWLRRAWGKMTGSAARLPAESATPGAEPAATALTRQVAGLGTELLPTGADQGLPLRGIYPTPFQFAAYVGSYLQRFPYLAAPPLASVSDVELSPLLVDISPHLVAICREKRTAA
- a CDS encoding HAD-IIIA family hydrolase — translated: MVARLSSMRAAEQARSTGTSPSRGRAAAFLDRDGTIIREVDHLTDQRQIRLLPRAARAICRLNRAGVAVVIVSNQSVVARGMTDERGVTAVNDEVLRRLARRGARVDLIEYCPHHPEGSVARYRKRCGCRKPAPGMLLRASRALALDLSRSVAIGDNVGDILAGRVVGATTILLLGGHGRAALKALRPSGRQADYTTTTLARAVDWWLTHGAILAHGPSNAWIMPHSAR
- a CDS encoding nucleotidyltransferase family protein, whose amino-acid sequence is MLMKAYLLAAGRGERLRPLTDRVPKCLVPIAGRPLLAHWLELFHAHNVDEVLINTHHLAEQVREFVRAHRPPPRVILVHEPELLGTAGTVQANRGFVECEPDFLVAYADNLTRADLTSLVVFHRRRGALVTIALFHAPDPTRCGIAQLAADGRVTAFVEKPEHPQTDLANAGIYAMSSDIFDYLGDQTPLRLRSGQALDFGRDVFPRLIADGAAVYGWETTAYHLDIGTPAALAQAERDVAAWSQEARA
- a CDS encoding glycosyltransferase family 4 protein produces the protein MQREAHRRLRRGRRLPAGAYMRRCIMRVAYVSQAYAPVRGGSEWVAQQLSERSLARGHVVRVFTSTAQHDVGFTDPTAPSMRAGEDQVNGVPITRFPIRFGLQRVCQAGRLAARLPVARIRESLDAHARGPALRGIAGAVAAWQPDVAVAVPASSSVLVYTLAARRRARGNLAVVTIPCFHAFDPTSNHPAVISRIARADAVIVFTTHERDELVAQGVSRDRVTVAGLGVDPTPLDDDEALSHDFRAKYNVGRSPLIAFVGRKQRYKGVWFLIEAMQQVWQWVPDVRLVVAGGRTIESPHMQRELGYMPRHCQARIIWIDDFADEDKRSILAAADVIALPSLHESFGLVYLDAWLHKKPVIGCRLGSTTSLVDDEVDGLLVTFEDHRGLARAVLRLMAAPALRARMGEAGYRKLLRHYTWGAVIDRYEQAYAEAANHARAERRRTA
- a CDS encoding GHMP kinase — protein: MIVTQTPLRISLAGGGTDLAHFWREEPGMVVSTAIDKYVFAVIKRRFDNLVRVGYTKTELVATIDEIEHDLVREAARQIDVGPGWELSTMADVPAAGSGLGSSASVTIGVMHALCAYVGRLVTAEELASQACRIEIDVLGRPVGKQDQYIVAYGGLRVIEFGCDGTVTTETIKMPMDARLRLEDNLLLFYTGLTRDASGILAEHVRRGHQNMGNLRRIRDQARELRCALERGEISAAGEVLREGWERKKALGGAVSSPAIDAMYERAVKAGALGGKVPGAGGGGFLLLYCPEGTRESVRAALADYRELPFRFEPDGSKAVFNARR